A genome region from Flavobacterium sp. CFS9 includes the following:
- a CDS encoding VanZ family protein, translated as MLLIWAIICSGIITYFCLTDSSNIPAVNFPSIDKIVHFCFHFGFTISWILFFKKELKGKAPDDYKAYLISFIFSVFFGITIEILQSVLTVTRASDVTDVLANALGAIFGIFAAIVFKKQIDRI; from the coding sequence TTGCTCTTAATCTGGGCAATTATCTGCTCAGGAATTATTACCTATTTTTGTTTAACAGATTCCAGTAATATTCCGGCGGTCAATTTTCCGAGTATAGATAAGATTGTCCATTTTTGTTTTCATTTTGGATTTACAATTTCCTGGATTTTGTTTTTCAAAAAAGAGCTGAAAGGGAAAGCACCAGACGATTACAAAGCCTATTTAATTTCATTTATATTTTCTGTTTTTTTCGGAATTACAATCGAAATTCTGCAAAGTGTTTTAACGGTTACACGAGCATCAGATGTAACAGATGTTTTAGCCAATGCACTTGGAGCTATTTTTGGCATCTTTGCCGCTATAGTTTTTAAAAAACAAATCGATAGAATTTAA
- the gcvH gene encoding glycine cleavage system protein GcvH encodes MSIPANLKYTKDHEWVSIEGDVATVGITHFAQKELGDIVYVEVETLDQKLERDEVFGTVEAVKTVSDLFLPLTGEIIAFNENLESEPETVNSDPYGDGWMIKVKIADASEIDSLLSADAYKELIGA; translated from the coding sequence ATGAGCATACCAGCAAATTTAAAGTACACAAAAGATCACGAATGGGTTAGCATCGAAGGAGATGTTGCAACAGTAGGAATTACTCATTTTGCACAAAAAGAGTTAGGAGATATCGTGTATGTTGAAGTAGAAACTTTAGATCAAAAACTTGAGAGAGATGAGGTTTTTGGAACAGTTGAAGCTGTAAAAACAGTTTCAGATTTGTTTTTACCATTAACAGGAGAAATCATTGCCTTCAATGAAAACCTTGAAAGCGAGCCTGAAACTGTGAATTCTGATCCTTATGGAGACGGATGGATGATTAAAGTTAAAATTGCTGATGCATCAGAAATTGATTCATTATTGTCTGCTGACGCTTATAAAGAACTTATAGGTGCCTAA
- the deoC gene encoding deoxyribose-phosphate aldolase yields the protein MNVKQYLDSTYLKTASQAGLSEAENTLVVKNAIGEAIREGFKLIMIRPEHVVLAKEMIHKANSTLLIGTVIDFPEGDSDLESKLKEANKAIEDEADDLDFVCNYKAFKEGDVDLVKQEVLMGTQIGLANNKTVKWIIEVAALNDTQIIQLSALIKNVVISHFKEENYSSVFVKSSTGFYKTENDLPNGATLPTIIMMLENASPLPVKAAGGVRSYQDAIEMIRLGVKRIGTSAAKTIADGGNTPNQY from the coding sequence ATGAATGTTAAGCAATATCTAGACTCTACTTATTTAAAAACAGCCTCTCAGGCAGGACTTTCGGAAGCAGAAAATACCCTTGTGGTTAAAAATGCTATTGGAGAGGCAATTCGTGAAGGTTTTAAGTTAATCATGATTCGGCCGGAACATGTGGTTTTGGCAAAAGAAATGATTCATAAAGCCAATTCGACTTTGCTGATAGGTACTGTTATTGACTTTCCTGAGGGAGACTCAGATTTAGAGTCTAAATTAAAAGAAGCCAACAAAGCAATAGAAGACGAAGCAGATGATCTGGATTTTGTTTGCAATTATAAAGCATTCAAAGAAGGTGATGTTGATCTGGTTAAACAGGAGGTTTTAATGGGAACACAAATTGGTCTTGCAAACAATAAAACAGTAAAATGGATTATTGAAGTTGCCGCTTTAAATGATACCCAAATAATTCAGCTTTCGGCATTGATCAAAAATGTAGTAATATCTCATTTTAAAGAAGAAAACTACAGTTCAGTTTTCGTGAAATCGTCCACAGGATTTTATAAAACCGAAAACGATTTGCCAAACGGAGCGACCCTTCCAACAATTATAATGATGTTAGAAAATGCTTCGCCTTTGCCTGTTAAAGCTGCCGGAGGAGTTCGGTCTTATCAGGATGCGATAGAAATGATTCGCTTAGGTGTAAAACGAATCGGAACCTCTGCTGCAAAAACAATTGCGGATGGAGGGAACACCCCAAATCAATATTAA